A genomic window from bacterium includes:
- the ftsZ gene encoding cell division protein FtsZ, producing the protein MKFELTDLADQMARIAVVGVGGAGGNAINHMIDSQMKGVDFVAANTDVQALSISRAPYKVQIGKQLTKGLGAGARPEVGKAAMEEDRDELASMLEGSDMVFITAGMGGGTGTGAAPVVSEIARELGALTIGVVTKPFIFEGRKRIKQAELGIAELRKHVDTIIIVPNQRLLGLVGKNTTFEEALKIADNILLYACQGISELITTPALVNLDFADVKTIMSGMGDALMGTGFASGEYRAAEAAQEAISSPLLEDVHIKGARGVLVNITGGSDLTLHEVNDANNVIYEAAGEDANIIFGAMIDESMNGQVRVTVIATGFGREEEQAVPERMVAEKPLNNVIEIERAIDRAIGDDLSGSGSFVVSGRSSSMLRGDKPQASKPIPTAPGKPNPLTYEELEIPTFIRRQID; encoded by the coding sequence ATGAAATTTGAACTGACCGATCTTGCGGACCAGATGGCCCGGATAGCGGTGGTGGGAGTGGGCGGCGCCGGCGGAAACGCGATCAATCACATGATCGACTCGCAAATGAAAGGCGTCGACTTCGTCGCGGCCAATACCGATGTCCAGGCCCTCTCGATCAGCCGCGCCCCCTACAAGGTGCAGATCGGCAAGCAGCTCACCAAGGGCCTGGGCGCGGGCGCTCGCCCCGAGGTGGGCAAGGCGGCCATGGAGGAGGACCGTGATGAGCTGGCCAGCATGCTGGAGGGCTCGGACATGGTGTTCATCACCGCCGGAATGGGCGGCGGCACCGGCACTGGGGCGGCCCCGGTGGTATCCGAGATCGCCCGTGAGCTGGGCGCGCTGACCATCGGAGTCGTGACCAAGCCCTTCATTTTCGAGGGCCGCAAACGTATCAAGCAGGCCGAGCTGGGCATCGCCGAGCTGCGCAAGCACGTCGACACGATCATCATCGTGCCCAACCAGCGCCTTCTGGGCCTGGTGGGCAAGAACACCACCTTCGAGGAAGCCCTGAAGATCGCCGACAACATCCTGCTCTACGCCTGCCAGGGAATCAGCGAGCTGATCACCACCCCGGCCCTGGTGAACCTGGACTTCGCGGACGTGAAGACGATCATGTCGGGCATGGGCGACGCCCTGATGGGCACCGGTTTCGCCAGCGGCGAGTACCGCGCGGCCGAGGCGGCCCAGGAGGCGATCAGCTCGCCGCTGCTGGAGGACGTGCACATCAAGGGTGCGCGCGGCGTGCTGGTCAACATCACCGGCGGCAGCGACCTGACCCTGCACGAGGTGAACGACGCCAACAACGTGATATACGAGGCCGCGGGCGAGGATGCCAACATCATTTTCGGCGCGATGATCGACGAGTCGATGAACGGCCAGGTGCGCGTGACCGTGATCGCCACCGGCTTCGGCCGCGAGGAGGAGCAGGCCGTCCCCGAGCGCATGGTGGCGGAAAAGCCCCTGAACAACGTGATCGAGATCGAGCGCGCCATCGACCGCGCCATCGGCGATGACCTGTCGGGCTCGGGCTCGTTCGTGGTCTCGGGGCGCAGCAGCTCCATGCTGCGCGGCGACAAGCCCCAGGCGTCGAAGCCGATCCCGACCGCGCCCGGCAAGCCGAACCCGCTGACTTACGAGGAACTGGAGATACCGACTTTCATCCGTCGCCAGATCGACTGA
- the murC gene encoding UDP-N-acetylmuramate--L-alanine ligase, with protein MTQLDMFRRVKNIHMVGIGGTGMCGIAEILLEAGFTVSGSDMARSATTDRLIQLGARVWIGHRAEQVEGADVVVISSAVDRDNVEQVAARERHIPVIRRAEMLAELMRMKYGIAVAGTHGKTTTTSMIGQMLEHAGLDPTVIVGGRLRSLGRNARSGAGDILVAEADEFDRSFLRLTPSVAIITNIDREHMDCYNSLDELKDAFVEFANKVPFYGALVTCLDDPLAVSIIPRLERRLVTYGGSAQADLQHRDIVHQEGGTHCRVYSHGAELGELHLQVPGEHNVKNALAALGVGLELGLDFGRMSEGLAAFSGVHRRSEVKGEAAGRMVVDDYAHHPTEVRATLEGLKKAWNRRIVAVFQPHLYSRTRDQVEEFGRSFMHSDILVVTAIYGAREKPIPGVSAESVAEAARNYGHRQVLYAPEREALAEAVVRLSQPGDMIVTLGAGDIYKVGEQVLTLLGESKA; from the coding sequence ATGACCCAGCTCGACATGTTCAGGCGGGTGAAAAACATTCACATGGTGGGTATCGGCGGCACAGGCATGTGCGGCATCGCCGAGATACTGCTGGAGGCCGGGTTCACGGTCTCGGGCAGCGACATGGCCCGCAGCGCCACCACCGACCGCCTGATCCAGCTCGGGGCGAGGGTCTGGATCGGCCACCGCGCCGAGCAGGTGGAGGGGGCCGATGTAGTGGTCATCTCCTCGGCCGTGGACCGCGACAATGTGGAGCAGGTCGCCGCCCGCGAGCGGCATATCCCGGTGATCCGCCGGGCCGAGATGCTGGCCGAGCTGATGCGCATGAAATACGGCATCGCGGTGGCCGGCACCCACGGCAAGACCACCACCACCTCGATGATCGGCCAGATGCTGGAGCATGCCGGCCTCGACCCCACGGTGATCGTGGGCGGGCGCCTGCGCTCGCTGGGCCGCAACGCCCGCAGCGGTGCGGGAGACATACTGGTGGCCGAGGCGGATGAGTTCGACCGCAGCTTCCTGCGCCTCACCCCCTCGGTGGCCATAATCACCAATATCGACCGCGAGCATATGGACTGCTACAACAGTCTGGACGAGCTGAAGGACGCTTTCGTGGAGTTCGCCAACAAGGTCCCGTTCTACGGCGCGCTGGTCACCTGCCTGGATGACCCGCTGGCCGTATCGATCATCCCGCGCCTGGAGCGCCGCCTGGTCACCTACGGCGGCTCGGCCCAGGCCGACCTCCAGCACCGCGACATCGTGCACCAGGAGGGCGGCACCCACTGCCGGGTCTACAGCCACGGCGCAGAGCTGGGCGAGCTGCACCTCCAGGTGCCGGGCGAGCACAACGTGAAGAACGCCCTGGCCGCCCTGGGCGTGGGCCTGGAACTGGGCCTCGATTTCGGCAGGATGTCGGAGGGGTTGGCCGCTTTCAGCGGCGTGCACCGCCGCTCCGAGGTGAAAGGCGAGGCCGCCGGCCGGATGGTGGTGGATGACTATGCCCATCACCCCACCGAGGTGCGGGCCACCCTGGAGGGGCTGAAAAAGGCCTGGAACCGCCGGATCGTGGCTGTGTTCCAGCCGCACCTGTACAGCCGCACCCGCGACCAGGTCGAGGAGTTCGGCCGCTCGTTCATGCATTCGGACATTCTGGTAGTCACTGCGATCTACGGGGCGCGGGAGAAACCCATCCCCGGAGTGAGCGCCGAGAGCGTGGCCGAGGCGGCCCGCAACTACGGGCACAGGCAGGTGCTGTACGCGCCGGAGCGCGAGGCCCTGGCCGAGGCCGTGGTGCGGCTTTCCCAGCCAGGAGATATGATCGTGACCCTGGGCGCGGGCGATATCTACAAGGTGGGCGAGCAGGTGCTGACCCTCCTGGGAGAGAGCAAGGCTTGA
- the murD gene encoding UDP-N-acetylmuramoyl-L-alanine--D-glutamate ligase, giving the protein MNNWKLPEPNEHEPLIPPPASVSVLGAARSGQAAARLLAEKGYEVYLSDSARTPKLETECAALSGLGVEVELGRHDLKRLAASKFIVVSPGIDETKGLLTEPILYGIPLFGEVEIGYWFCPLPVAAVTGTNGKSTTTALVGHLLNTAGVHCKVAGNIGYAFCRAISELKDEKVIVAEISSYQLHTIRTFRPRVGALLNLSPDHLDRYAEVRDYYSAKLRLFDIMGPGDTAIFNADQPETAEWASLVGGMQPAWFGFKERVGSLAFSFEGSLFVRGRDHRAVEVISLNKFPLPGRHNQENLLAAAATVTALGLDPASIRKGVPSFVGLPHRLEIVVKSEGVTWVNDSKATTVDSVQRALESYAGSVILIMGGRHKGAPYKSLAAEVRAKVKRLILIGEAADLIHQDLGGLAPVSRADSLEAAVKAAWTFSGPGDTVMLSPGCASFDMFTDFEQRGDRFREAIRRIVADAS; this is encoded by the coding sequence ATGAACAACTGGAAGCTGCCCGAACCCAACGAGCACGAACCCTTGATTCCACCTCCGGCGAGCGTATCGGTGCTGGGGGCCGCCCGCAGTGGACAGGCCGCCGCCCGCCTGCTGGCCGAAAAGGGCTACGAGGTCTACCTGTCCGACAGCGCCCGCACCCCGAAGCTCGAAACCGAGTGCGCCGCCCTGTCCGGCCTGGGCGTGGAGGTCGAACTGGGCCGTCACGACCTCAAACGTCTGGCCGCCTCGAAATTCATCGTGGTCAGCCCCGGGATCGACGAGACCAAGGGCCTGCTTACCGAGCCCATCCTCTACGGCATCCCGCTGTTCGGCGAGGTGGAAATCGGCTACTGGTTCTGCCCCCTGCCCGTGGCCGCGGTGACCGGCACCAACGGCAAGAGCACCACCACGGCCCTGGTCGGGCACCTGCTGAACACCGCCGGAGTGCACTGCAAGGTGGCCGGCAATATCGGCTACGCTTTCTGCCGCGCGATCAGCGAGCTGAAAGACGAGAAAGTGATCGTGGCCGAGATCAGCAGCTACCAGCTCCACACCATCCGCACGTTCCGCCCGCGGGTGGGTGCGTTGCTCAACCTTTCCCCGGACCACCTCGACCGCTACGCCGAGGTGCGCGACTACTATTCGGCCAAGCTGCGCCTGTTCGACATCATGGGCCCGGGCGACACGGCGATTTTCAACGCCGACCAGCCGGAGACCGCGGAGTGGGCCTCGCTGGTGGGCGGGATGCAGCCGGCCTGGTTCGGGTTCAAGGAGCGCGTGGGAAGCCTGGCGTTCAGCTTCGAGGGCAGCCTTTTCGTGCGGGGACGGGACCATCGGGCGGTGGAGGTGATCTCGCTGAACAAATTCCCGCTGCCGGGCCGCCACAACCAGGAAAACCTGCTGGCCGCCGCGGCCACGGTGACCGCCCTGGGCCTGGACCCGGCCAGTATCCGCAAGGGCGTGCCCTCTTTCGTCGGCCTGCCTCACCGTCTGGAAATAGTGGTCAAGTCCGAGGGCGTCACCTGGGTCAACGATTCCAAGGCCACCACGGTGGATTCGGTCCAGCGGGCCCTGGAAAGCTACGCCGGCTCGGTCATCCTCATAATGGGCGGCCGCCACAAGGGCGCGCCATACAAGTCTCTGGCCGCCGAGGTGCGCGCCAAGGTCAAGCGCCTGATCCTGATCGGCGAGGCCGCCGACCTGATCCACCAGGACCTGGGCGGCCTGGCGCCGGTCTCGCGGGCCGACAGCCTGGAGGCCGCGGTCAAGGCGGCCTGGACTTTCTCCGGCCCCGGGGACACGGTGATGCTGTCGCCGGGCTGCGCCAGTTTCGACATGTTCACCGATTTCGAGCAGCGTGGCGACCGTTTCCGCGAGGCAATCAGGAGGATCGTGGCGGATGCTTCGTAA
- a CDS encoding UDP-N-acetylmuramoyl-tripeptide--D-alanyl-D-alanine ligase has protein sequence MLLTTADIRSALPWAVLCGPEGQRGYARVATDSRADCSGTLFVALAGERFDGNRFVAAAAAAGAAGAIVGPGAEELPDGLQCFRVKDSLEALQRLAAWHRRRMSGCRVVGVTGSNGKSTTKQMIAAVLGRAFRTQATPGNLNNHIGVPLTLLSLEPETQVLVAEMGANHPGEIRHLAGLAAPDAAVVTNIAPAHLEGFGSVEGVRDAKLELFEQTVPAGWRLYNSDDPRLAGAVPQRFPDALGFGLGEAAETRATEISLDDQARAGFSLDGACRVRLGIPGRHNVLNALAAAAVGKAFGMDYEGIRAGLEAAEALGMRMQMLHVGALKVLNDCYNANPSSVTEALNTLEQIEHTGRRLAVLGEMLELGHLSGDLHARVARDAAARELDLALFVGKYAQEMKESFIQAGGQRDRVLAATDSDTAWTALREFLRPGDLVLLKASRGMRLETVLRAIEQEFV, from the coding sequence ATGCTCCTGACGACCGCTGACATACGCTCAGCCCTCCCCTGGGCGGTCCTTTGCGGACCGGAGGGACAGCGCGGGTACGCGCGGGTGGCCACCGACAGCCGCGCCGATTGCAGCGGCACACTGTTCGTGGCCCTGGCCGGAGAGCGTTTCGACGGCAACCGGTTCGTGGCCGCGGCGGCCGCGGCCGGAGCAGCCGGGGCGATTGTCGGGCCGGGAGCGGAGGAGCTTCCCGACGGTCTCCAGTGTTTCCGGGTCAAGGACAGCCTGGAGGCCCTTCAGCGTCTGGCCGCCTGGCACCGCCGCCGGATGAGCGGCTGCCGCGTCGTCGGCGTGACCGGCTCCAACGGCAAGAGCACGACCAAGCAGATGATCGCCGCGGTCCTGGGGCGCGCTTTCCGCACCCAGGCCACGCCGGGCAACCTGAACAACCATATCGGGGTGCCGCTCACGCTCCTGAGCCTGGAGCCCGAGACCCAGGTCCTGGTGGCCGAGATGGGAGCGAACCACCCGGGCGAGATTCGCCATCTGGCCGGCCTGGCCGCTCCGGATGCCGCGGTGGTGACCAATATCGCCCCGGCGCACCTGGAGGGCTTCGGCAGTGTCGAGGGCGTGCGGGATGCCAAGCTGGAGCTGTTCGAGCAGACCGTCCCGGCCGGCTGGCGCCTCTACAACAGCGATGACCCGCGCCTGGCCGGGGCCGTGCCGCAGCGTTTCCCGGACGCCCTGGGGTTCGGGCTGGGCGAGGCCGCCGAAACGCGCGCCACCGAAATCTCGCTGGATGATCAGGCCCGGGCGGGTTTCAGCCTGGACGGGGCCTGCCGGGTCAGGCTGGGAATCCCCGGCCGCCACAATGTGCTCAACGCCCTGGCCGCCGCCGCGGTGGGCAAGGCTTTCGGGATGGACTACGAGGGGATTCGCGCGGGCCTGGAGGCCGCCGAGGCCCTGGGCATGCGCATGCAGATGCTCCATGTCGGCGCGCTCAAGGTGCTCAACGACTGCTACAACGCCAATCCCTCCAGCGTGACCGAGGCCCTGAACACCCTGGAGCAGATCGAGCACACCGGCCGCCGTCTGGCCGTGCTGGGCGAAATGCTGGAGCTGGGCCACCTCTCGGGCGACCTGCACGCGCGCGTGGCGAGGGATGCAGCCGCACGGGAGCTGGACCTGGCCCTTTTCGTCGGGAAGTACGCGCAAGAAATGAAAGAATCTTTTATTCAGGCCGGCGGACAGCGTGACCGGGTCCTGGCCGCAACCGACAGCGACACCGCCTGGACGGCGCTCAGGGAATTTCTCCGGCCTGGGGATCTGGTCCTGCTCAAAGCCAGCCGGGGAATGCGTCTGGAAACGGTGCTCCGCGCCATAGAACAGGAGTTCGTATGA
- a CDS encoding FtsQ-type POTRA domain-containing protein, whose product MLALTGLSCYGAERCDLSHYFSVREVSVEPTRRIPAGELLALSREALLGRSMLGGFTGAEAVLRRHPLIKDVSLHRRFPDRVKVVVTEREPVAMLNCGELLPVDNEGYVLPLNDPAACAKLPLLTPRKAAFENLEPGDSRHRLDKDGRMLLETSLAFRRAAPEMLPLISEFTVNSEGKITLVTLNDGVQVVIGKWVRPETVRYLKWMMARLAEGGEAGPREVDLSFDGQIIVKDTKGI is encoded by the coding sequence TTGCTCGCTCTGACCGGGCTTTCCTGCTACGGGGCCGAGCGCTGTGACCTGTCGCACTATTTCTCGGTGCGCGAGGTGAGCGTGGAGCCCACCCGACGGATACCGGCCGGCGAACTGCTGGCCCTGAGCCGCGAGGCCCTTCTGGGACGCAGCATGCTGGGCGGGTTCACCGGGGCAGAGGCGGTCCTGCGCCGTCACCCCCTGATCAAGGATGTCAGCCTGCACCGGCGTTTCCCGGACCGGGTCAAGGTGGTGGTGACCGAGCGTGAGCCGGTGGCCATGCTCAACTGCGGCGAGCTTCTGCCCGTGGACAACGAGGGCTATGTCCTGCCGCTCAACGACCCCGCGGCCTGCGCCAAGCTGCCGCTTCTCACCCCGCGGAAGGCCGCTTTCGAGAACCTGGAGCCCGGCGACAGCCGCCACCGCCTGGACAAGGACGGGCGGATGCTGCTGGAGACCTCCCTGGCTTTCCGTCGCGCCGCGCCCGAGATGCTGCCGCTTATCAGCGAGTTCACGGTGAACTCCGAGGGCAAGATCACCCTGGTGACCCTGAACGATGGCGTGCAGGTGGTGATCGGCAAATGGGTCCGTCCCGAGACGGTGCGCTACCTCAAGTGGATGATGGCCCGTCTGGCCGAGGGCGGCGAGGCCGGTCCGCGCGAGGTGGACCTGAGCTTCGACGGCCAGATAATAGTCAAGGACACCAAAGGCATCTGA
- the ftsA gene encoding cell division protein FtsA: MAKDNIIVGLDIGTTKICAMIAEPTEEGALKLVGVGTSRSEGLRRGVVVNIEKTVQSITKAIEEAELMAGVEVRGVYAGIAGDHIRSINSKGIIAVSREHTDITQEDVRRVVEAAQAAHIPIEREVIHVIPQEFIVDDQRGIRDPVGMSGVRLEVEVHIVTGAVTSAQNIVKSIHRAGFEVYDLVLEPLASSYAVLTEDEKDLGVALIDIGGGTSDIALFSRGSIRHTSVLGLAGDNLTNDIAIGLRTPAHKARELKEKFGCAVASMVNADEMISVPSASTQSERQVSRQLLASIIQPRMEEILGLAFREIEEYNDLLAAGIVLTGGTSGLKGIVELCEDVTKLPVRVGKPGGVTGLTNMIDDPKFATGVGLVLFGAQQQPGEGRFQGDESNVFNKVVDRMKNWLNDLW; the protein is encoded by the coding sequence ATGGCCAAAGACAACATAATCGTGGGGCTGGATATAGGCACCACCAAGATCTGCGCCATGATCGCCGAGCCGACCGAGGAGGGGGCGCTCAAGCTGGTCGGCGTGGGCACCTCGCGCAGCGAGGGCCTGCGGCGCGGCGTGGTGGTCAACATCGAGAAAACCGTGCAGTCGATCACCAAGGCCATCGAGGAGGCCGAGCTGATGGCCGGGGTCGAGGTGCGCGGGGTCTACGCCGGGATCGCCGGCGACCACATCCGCTCGATCAACTCCAAGGGTATAATCGCGGTCTCGCGCGAGCACACCGACATCACCCAGGAGGACGTGCGCCGGGTGGTCGAGGCGGCCCAGGCCGCGCACATCCCGATTGAGCGCGAGGTGATCCACGTCATCCCCCAGGAGTTCATAGTCGATGACCAGCGCGGCATCCGCGACCCGGTCGGCATGAGCGGCGTGCGCCTCGAGGTGGAGGTGCACATAGTCACCGGCGCGGTCACCAGCGCGCAGAATATTGTAAAAAGCATCCACCGCGCCGGGTTCGAGGTCTACGACCTGGTGCTCGAACCGCTGGCCTCCAGCTACGCCGTGCTCACCGAGGACGAGAAAGACCTGGGTGTGGCCCTGATCGACATCGGCGGAGGCACCAGCGACATCGCCCTGTTCTCGCGCGGCAGCATCCGCCACACCAGCGTGCTGGGCCTGGCCGGCGACAACCTGACCAACGATATCGCCATCGGCCTGCGCACTCCGGCGCACAAGGCCCGCGAGCTGAAAGAGAAATTCGGCTGTGCGGTGGCCTCGATGGTCAACGCGGATGAGATGATCTCAGTGCCCAGCGCCTCGACTCAGAGTGAGCGCCAGGTGTCGCGCCAGTTGCTGGCCTCGATCATCCAGCCGCGCATGGAGGAAATCCTGGGTCTGGCGTTCCGCGAGATCGAGGAGTACAACGACCTCCTGGCCGCGGGGATCGTGCTCACCGGAGGGACCAGCGGGCTCAAGGGCATCGTGGAGCTGTGCGAGGACGTGACCAAGCTGCCGGTGCGTGTGGGCAAGCCCGGAGGTGTGACCGGCCTGACCAACATGATCGACGATCCCAAGTTCGCTACCGGCGTGGGGCTGGTGCTTTTTGGCGCGCAGCAGCAGCCGGGCGAGGGACGCTTCCAGGGCGATGAGAGCAACGTTTTCAACAAGGTCGTCGACCGCATGAAAAACTGGCTCAACGACCTCTGGTAA
- the ftsW gene encoding putative lipid II flippase FtsW: protein MLRKGEPTDSRRLGGQAVVISIMLALTGMVMVLSATSISAQAEHLSSYAYFQKQALRTLVGLVIMLVASRLDYHLMRRISLVALLVSLFLMLICLIPGTYSIAPIIGGARRWVHLGSLTFQPSELVKFFLICWAAGFLVARNNRIGRFSGGFVPYLLIVGFFCLLIVKQPDLSMALVVFSLSIILGYVGGIRLTHLLLLGVCLTPFVTYKFVMKVGYRSERISSFIMGEDDKSGGGYQAYQSKLALGSGGLAGVGLGQSRQKYFFLPAAHTDFIFSIIGEELGFVGGALVIAAFCWLAFVGIRIARGAPDLYGFLLAGGLTLSLLFSALINLAVATGLAPTTGLTLPFLSFGGTSLFTSFWAIGILNNISRSTEGEPA from the coding sequence ATGCTTCGTAAGGGCGAACCGACCGACAGCCGCCGTCTCGGCGGACAGGCCGTGGTCATCTCCATCATGCTGGCCCTGACCGGAATGGTCATGGTCCTGAGCGCCACCAGTATCAGCGCCCAGGCCGAGCACCTTTCCAGCTACGCCTATTTCCAGAAACAGGCCCTGCGCACACTGGTCGGCCTGGTGATCATGCTGGTCGCCTCGCGCCTGGACTATCACCTGATGCGCCGGATCAGCCTGGTGGCCCTGCTGGTGTCGCTTTTCCTGATGCTGATCTGCCTGATCCCGGGCACCTACTCGATCGCCCCGATCATCGGCGGGGCGCGGCGCTGGGTCCATCTGGGCTCGCTGACTTTCCAGCCCTCGGAGCTGGTGAAATTCTTCCTGATCTGCTGGGCGGCCGGGTTCCTTGTGGCCCGCAACAACCGGATCGGACGGTTCTCGGGCGGGTTTGTCCCCTATCTTCTGATAGTGGGCTTTTTCTGCCTGCTCATAGTCAAGCAGCCGGACCTGAGCATGGCCCTGGTGGTGTTCAGCCTGTCGATCATCCTGGGCTATGTCGGCGGCATACGCCTGACCCACCTCCTGCTGCTCGGGGTCTGCCTGACCCCGTTCGTCACCTACAAGTTCGTCATGAAAGTGGGCTACCGCAGCGAGCGTATCAGCAGCTTCATCATGGGCGAGGACGACAAGAGCGGCGGCGGCTACCAGGCCTACCAGAGCAAGCTGGCCCTGGGCTCGGGCGGGCTGGCCGGAGTGGGCCTGGGCCAGAGCCGGCAGAAATATTTCTTCCTGCCCGCCGCGCACACGGATTTCATCTTTTCTATCATCGGCGAGGAACTGGGGTTCGTGGGAGGCGCGCTGGTGATCGCGGCGTTCTGCTGGCTGGCTTTCGTGGGCATACGGATCGCCCGGGGCGCGCCCGACCTCTATGGGTTCCTGCTGGCCGGCGGGCTGACCCTGTCGCTCCTGTTTTCGGCCCTGATAAACCTGGCCGTGGCCACCGGCCTGGCCCCGACCACCGGTCTGACCCTGCCGTTCCTGAGTTTCGGCGGCACGAGCCTTTTCACCAGCTTCTGGGCCATCGGGATACTGAACAACATCAGCCGCAGCACCGAGGGAGAACCGGCATGA
- the murB gene encoding UDP-N-acetylmuramate dehydrogenase, with protein MSESRDISLAGLTGVKGLSLREGYPLKRLTTIGAGGAARWFAQVESLSALRNLLLALGAAPWFILGGGSNLLVSDRDFPGVIVRLGGGFRRLALSGERLVCGAAAPLARLVRLAVQGGFPGFEELSGVPGSVGGAAAMNAGTHVKELGDLVESLYLMNGRGELKKYPAAALSRGYRRSLAPEAGVITRLDFRRGPGGDPASQAIRATELSSQRKQKHPWNSRTFGSTFKNPEGMIAAKLIDAAGLKGTQIGGARVSPKHANFIENDRGAAALDILALIKLVRDTVRSQSGITLEPEVRLLGFTAEELGDLTPYAVSIVKN; from the coding sequence TTGAGCGAAAGCCGGGACATAAGCCTGGCCGGTCTGACCGGGGTCAAGGGCCTCTCCCTGCGCGAGGGCTATCCCCTGAAACGCCTGACCACTATCGGCGCTGGGGGCGCGGCGCGCTGGTTCGCCCAGGTGGAAAGCCTGTCCGCCCTGCGCAACCTTCTGCTCGCCCTGGGGGCCGCCCCCTGGTTCATCCTGGGCGGAGGCTCGAACCTTCTGGTGAGCGACCGGGATTTCCCCGGGGTGATAGTCCGCCTGGGCGGCGGTTTCCGGAGGCTGGCCCTGAGCGGTGAGCGCCTGGTCTGCGGGGCCGCGGCGCCGCTGGCGCGTCTGGTCCGTCTGGCCGTGCAGGGCGGGTTCCCCGGGTTCGAGGAACTGAGCGGAGTGCCCGGCTCGGTGGGCGGCGCGGCCGCGATGAACGCCGGCACGCATGTGAAAGAGCTGGGCGACCTGGTGGAAAGCCTCTACCTGATGAACGGCCGGGGCGAGCTGAAAAAATACCCGGCCGCCGCGCTAAGCCGCGGCTACCGCCGCAGCCTGGCCCCGGAGGCCGGCGTGATCACGCGGCTCGATTTCCGGCGCGGCCCCGGCGGCGACCCGGCCTCCCAAGCCATACGGGCGACAGAGCTGTCGAGCCAGAGAAAACAGAAACACCCGTGGAACAGCCGTACTTTCGGCTCCACGTTCAAGAACCCGGAGGGGATGATCGCCGCGAAGCTGATCGACGCGGCCGGGCTCAAGGGGACTCAGATCGGCGGAGCGCGGGTCAGCCCCAAGCACGCCAATTTCATCGAGAACGACCGCGGCGCCGCCGCTCTGGACATCCTGGCCCTGATCAAGCTGGTGCGCGACACCGTGCGCAGTCAGTCCGGGATCACCCTGGAGCCGGAGGTCCGCCTGCTGGGATTCACAGCGGAAGAACTGGGAGACCTCACCCCTTATGCGGTCTCCATCGTAAAGAATTGA
- a CDS encoding DUF4416 family protein, which yields MAGRKIRIPRLVKPVAAVMSAEPELLDAAVANLTQELGPVDLSSPDYLFDFSDYYRREMGGPLVKRFVSFSRLSLPEFLAPLKRRTAACERLRGSRPGGGRRVNVDPGYWSDAKLVLASTKNYSHRIAIGRRVFAEVTLLVRAGRLESLDWTYPDYRTELALDFFGKVRKIYFKQLTILTGCNF from the coding sequence ATGGCCGGCAGAAAGATTCGCATCCCCAGGCTGGTCAAACCCGTGGCCGCGGTCATGTCCGCCGAGCCGGAGCTGCTGGACGCGGCGGTGGCAAACCTGACCCAGGAACTCGGCCCGGTGGACCTGAGCAGCCCGGATTATCTTTTCGATTTTTCGGACTACTACCGCCGGGAGATGGGCGGGCCTCTTGTCAAGAGATTTGTGAGTTTCAGCCGCCTAAGTCTTCCGGAATTCCTGGCCCCGCTCAAGCGCCGGACCGCGGCCTGTGAGCGTCTACGCGGCTCCCGCCCCGGCGGAGGACGGCGGGTGAACGTGGACCCGGGCTACTGGTCGGATGCCAAACTCGTGCTGGCCTCGACCAAGAACTACTCGCACCGCATCGCCATCGGGCGGAGGGTGTTCGCCGAGGTGACCCTGCTCGTGCGGGCCGGAAGGCTGGAAAGCCTTGATTGGACTTATCCTGACTACCGCACAGAACTGGCTTTGGATTTCTTCGGTAAAGTTCGAAAAATTTATTTTAAGCAGCTCACGATCTTGAC